The genome window ACTATCAAGACTAACACAGATCTCAGATAAAGGTTATTCATACTAATGTTTAGTATTGATTTTACTTTCATTCAAGTTTCAACAAATTTCAGTAATTGCTAATAACAAgtaaatatcaaattgaaCATGGTGCTTCTGAAGAAGGGGTTTGTTTGTCTCAATCTGAAGGTGTCATGtctatttattgcaattgctgATGTCATTTTCTGTACTATTGCGTCTCTAATATTTCATGGTGGTAAATAAGTATGGGAGAACAATCCCAAAATTCCCTTAAatcgtttttattttccagCTTTGAGCGAGATCACTTGGAGTGTTTTCACAGTACTGCAACTTCTGGTGTCTGTTTTACTTGTGTTTGCCCTGGGCTATGTAAGTAAGGGATCATTTTAATCAatagtaattataattttgtgtttctttttagGAATCTTATAACTTTTGCATaccatatttaataaacacatTTGCGCGTTTATGTTGGACCACAGTTCTTTTGCTTGTACAATTTTATGATTTACTAAGTTATGGGACTTTGGCCATGGCAACTTTTATTCTGGGTCCGCaactcatttatttaaagcttttcttaaataatttattattccttTGCAGTTTTTGATACATACTTCTGGTTTCATGTTTACTCggtttatttgatttttggaGGAGAAGCGCTGTGCTGGGTCTAAGCTATAGTTCAATAATACTTACAAcgtatttaaatgtaaactttaaattaataaattagtgCTCTGAAGAATACATTTCTGTcgcatatttactttttttaaatgtcaagcaattttttccatttatatatatgtgtatgtatatgtacatatattatttttatattaaattctttGCTGATTTCCTTGCAattggattaaaaatatataaataaatcttgttgTCAATTATCAAATCCACATATATTGAGTTCTACTTTGTTTCGACTTAACTTAATCTGATATTGATATAgttcaaaacaaataagaaagccaCTAGTGgattgtgctcgactgtgagatacacgctacccattttgaataaacgcAAAATATTGTGATTATATgttattctcaaaataaaccaaaaataatataccataaaaatatgccaaatggtatattgatatgttACTACGctcaatatatactatagagtgccAAATATACCAGCCACAACAACTAAGGCCCTTAGTATGTAGtatgtgttcatacggacacgggacatggttagatcgtctcggctgttgacgctgatcaagaatatataaggttggccaaaaagtcttgcggtatttttattgaattttcaattgttcataaaattgGTTATAATAATGCGATTTAAGTCAAATATGCGCCGCTTTGTTCGATGACGAGTTCCCAACGAGATGCCAACTTCATAATGCCCCTCTTATAGAAGCTCGCTTTTCTATTGGCAAAAACTCGGAGAGCCAATTTTCACAGGACTCTCTTGTGGCCAATTTCCGACTACCAAGCTCGTTCGCCATGGACAGAAATAGGTGGTAATCACTTGGTGCAAGATCCGGACTATACGGTGGATGCAAAAGAACCTCCCATCCGAGCTCCCGGAGCTTCTGGCGCGTCACCAAAAATGTGTGTGGCCTGGCGTTGTCCTGATGAAAGACAATTCGGTCTCTGTTGATCAAAGATGGACTCTTCTGCATGAGTGCTGCATTCAAGCGGTTAAGTACAGGTCCGAATTGAGCGTTTGGCCATAGGGGAGCAGCTCATAGTGGATGATTCCCTGCTAATCCCACCAATCACACAGAAGAACCTTCCTGGCCGTCAATCCAGGCTTGGCCACCGTCTGGGCAGCTTCACCGCTTTTCGACCACAACCGTTTGCGCTTCACGTTGTCGTAAGTGATCCACTTTTCATCGCCAGTCACCATCCGCTTCAAAAACGGGTCGATTTTGTTGCGATTGAGAAGCGATTCGCATGCATCCATACggtcaaaaatgtttttttttgcgtacAGTCGTGTGGCACCCACACTTcgagctttttttttttttaatccaaGCTTCTTCAAATGGTTTAAAACGGTTTGATGACTCATGCCCAGCTCTTGGCCAATGCTACGGCGCTACTATGCCGATCTCTTTCGATCAATTCAGCGATTTTATCGCAATTTTCGACGACAGACCTTCCGGACCGTGGCGCATCTTCGACCACCTCCGCACCAGAACGAAAACGTTGAAACCATCGTTGTGCggtggaaatggaaactgtATCGGGTCATGGCAGCATGAGTTGCATTTTTGCCTTTACCGTAGTAGAACTGTAAAATATGCCATATTTTCCCTTTATTTTTCTCCATGTTTGTGACGCTATAAATCACGAAcgaatcaaaacaaaaaaaataaaatcaaacacGTGTTAGCGCATGAAAAGAGCTTTCCAAAAAGGTATAGCATACCGATGCGACGAATAGAACTAGAACTACGCGCTTGCAAAGACACCTATCGgaaataccgcaagactttttggccaaccttatatatactttatagggacGGAGATACCTCCTTccgcctgttacatacatttcctgccggcacaaagttataataaccttctaccctatgggtagcgggtacaCATTGAATGTTTTGAATGCTTATTTTCGATTTCAAgtacagtagaatccggttatagcgactttcaagggaccgTCGTTATATCCGGAACACCCACGAaccaaaagttgaaaaataaaattttgtttattttatggttgccataggtttttaaaattcaactaTTTCCTTCTGATGTTGGTTTAGATCGAAAAGTGTCCCTCAATTTTCCAAATCCGTAATAGGCCAAATTTAAACACAGATATATTAAAGAATCCTTCGTTTAATATCCAGAAACTCTACTTTATGGTGGCaactaattataaataatatttacatttgaatGCAAGATTATAAGCACGGGCCTAGTCTTAGAACTACTTCTAGAACTGCTCAACAGTGCGGGGAGCTGGCGGTGCACCGTATTCATCGGCGGGCACAGGGGCAGGAGGACCATATTGGGGAGCTGGCTTCGGCTGCTGCTTGTACTTGATGAAGTAGACCTCCGGTTTGGTGGGCTCTGTGGGCTCCGGCGATGGCAGAATGACTGGCAGCTGTTCCTCGGGCTTCTTGACCAGCACATAGACCAACGTCTTATGCTCATCCTGCACAGGTGGAGGCAGCACTTGACGCTGAGGAGTGGGTGGGTTTGGTGCCTTGATGAAGATGATCTTGTAGTGCTTCTTGGGCACCGCGGTTTGAATGGGCGCCGCAGCTGGATAAAGTTCCGGTTCCTCTGGGGGCACATGCACATACACGTTCTTCGTGATTATCGCCTCGGAGACGGGGGGACCATAGAAGGCAGCTGGCGGTCCATAGACGGGCAAGGGCTGTGCCGGTGGCGGTGGCCCATAATCCTTTTGGGGTGCTGGGGGCGGGGCACCGTAGCGAGTCTTAGGTGGTTCCGGGCGTGCCATGACAATGGCCATGTTGCCTGCGAGGACTAAAAGAAGCGCCAGTTGTGTTTTCATTGTGCTCGATCTGTTCGATTGCTCAGACTCGAATGACTCGATAGTGTCATGTTATTGCTGCATTATATACGACGAGTTCGCAGCAATTactgattttgattttgtttttgattttgatttcggCTGTTCGCTGTTTGTGTAACCCCCTTTTTGCTAAGCAGGGGGACTCGGGCTCCGTTTCGGACTCTTTgcataatatttttgattctCCGGCTTCCCAATCGTCTTCGcagtcatcgtcgtcgtcatcaccGCTGCCCACATCGCATACAAATGAGTTCGAATCGTTCGCACATTGTGCCCATTTTTCGTTTGCTCgtttttcaatatatactcGTGTTTCGATAATGAAAACGAAattgcaaaaggcaaacacaaGCTCCCCCGATCTCATTCCCTCTCCGTCTCTCCTTCGCCTACATCGTTGCCCACTGTTAGGGCGACTGGCACGTTCTCTGCCTTTCCTGGACTTCCCGGCCTTTTTCAACAGTTATTTGCCAAAAACCATTAAAAACTCGATTGCGTTGTGCACTGTTGATATTTATGATATAACACTACGAGTTTACCGTTTTATCGCATAGCCCATTTGCTAGGCCATGGACGGTCATTGTTACCGAAATTCATACGAGACCATACGAGAGAgtgtttttcatttccataCCCTGCATTGTacataacaagtaagaaagttacagtcgagtgtgctcaactgtgagatacccgctacccctttttaataaaggcaaaatattgcgggatcatttttaaaatataccgaaaatactaaaaaaaaatactaaaaatataccaaatggtatgtttggtatatcgatatagtacaccattcaaaatataccacagacggtgcaatataccagattttcagccagagcaactaagaccccctgtaagtaggcgtttttgcccattcaaaagaatttctttaataacttccacaatttttatctgatcgcaaacaaattttcaggaatcataactactacagtaattattgcatataccggggggcggaagtgggcgtggcaaaaatttgaaacaaacttgatctgcgtgcaaacataacaaatgctgtcgaaaaaaaattatagctctatctcttatagtctctgagatccagtgtttcatacggacggacggacagacggacaggcacacagacggacagacggacatggctatatcgtcgcggctgttgacgctgatcaagaatatatatactttatagggtcggagatgcctccttctacctgttacatacatttcctgccggcacaaagtataagcgggtataaaaaggggTGTGCAGCTGATCAATTTCGATATCGATAACAGTCACTATAACACTATCGATAACACTACCGTTTTGACTTTGGTCGATGCCTTGGAATagaactttaaaaatgtttgtaaattgaaaaaataaacaacatagGGTACCTTAAATTTAAGTgatttatacaatatttaagtAGTAAAGGGGCAAATCTTTTCATTTAagttaacaataattttatacagTACAAAATTTCTCCCAAAGTTAACTTCATTTTAATTCTTActcaaacaaatgaaatacttACATATTTGAGAATGATTTTAACTAAAGTTTTAttctgttttatttctttattctgTGATTCAATCTGTTGCCTTCATACTGACAcgacttttaattgaaataaaattagtgGTTATGGAAATTACGAATTGAAAGTAAAAGTATAGATGTATTTATTACAGAATGACGGTGAGATTCTCTCTAACCTTATTTgagaacacaacaaaataaaatgacgTCAAATGAATTAACAAAAGTTGAGTTAAGCTAatgttgtattttaaaaatatgatacAATGCAAGGCTATTGTTAAATTCCGGTTATTTCTCAATCAGTTTATACGctgattatattttttttttcgagttGCGAAAAGTCAAGTTCCTTAAAAACTATATTAGCAAACAACAGAAATTAGGGTGCATTAGTTCCTACAGCAATCAAATACTACATACGGAATTTTACTCTGCTACCCTATATGCAGTTACTGGATAATTAAGCAAGAAAGAGGATGAGCAATAAGATCACACAAGTTTCTCTTCTTTGTCAGCCTTGGTCAGACAATCCCAAAAGATACCGAATTTGGAAAACAAAAGTGGTGCACAGTCATCGACTTGACTTTCTTTGTTCTGCCAACGAATGTGAACCTTACTATGTATTTTTTGTCAGAATTTAATGAGTTTACTTACTACtaatacataatttttatCAAAAACACAGAAAGTTAATCCGCAGACACAGTCGAAATTAGTAATTAGAAACCAAACTTCAGAATCAGCAAGATGATCTACTTGCAAtggtgttgtttttgtgtagaTTTGCGTATAGGCACTTTTATAGTAGCTATATCAGACGTACTAATGGATCTGTTATTTGGCATCTTCATCTTTATCTTTGGCGAGTCGGGTAAGTCACTAACATGGAGATCACAATTTTAAGAGTGCTATAGcccataataaatatacaggTGAGCCCGACCTATGCCACAAATTGTTCTGTATTTTCATGTTAACGCACCTGATAAGCGCAGTCTTTCTATTTCTGGGTGCTTTATGGGTAAGTAGTCAATGTAAGATTAGGTCAGctctaataaattaataatcttGCAGCTACGTCCAAACTGTATGCTCATGTATATAATGCTAACATTGGTAAAGATATTGGCCATGATTATTTTGGTAATATCGGATGTAATACTCGTCATATGGGCGCCAGTTATAGCTCTATATGTTATTATGTTTGGTAAGTGAACTTCCAAATCGGATGGTTGTCATATTCTACAATGTTCCAAACAGTTTTAGGCATTTATTATTGGCTCGTCGCCTATTCGTTTTATGCTGCACTCGGAGGAGATCTGTTCATTTGAGAGGCAGGCATCCTCAGTCCTATGATTCTATATGATTAAATTCAAATCTCGTATGTCATTATTTGAAATGTCCTCGTCTTATCTATCAATCatgacaaataaatacacaaaaatacatattattaaattgtcaaGTGATAATTAAAACAACTCGTATAGAAATGGTCAAGATCCGTTTGAATGCCTGTTGCTTCTGCATCAGTCTTCGACGTGGATGCATTGGAATTGCCTTCTTCGATGTTATAGTCAATTTGGTGATTATCCTATTGGGCCCTCAAGAACTCATCTCACAGCCAGAGCGAGCTGTGTGCATCTGCCACTGCATCGGATgtgtgatgttgttgttgggcgcGTTTATTGTAAGTTCACTCAGATCAAAGCGATGGGGGACTTATCTTTAATCGATGTGGAGTATCTTGCAGCAGTCAACAGTGCTATTGGTGTTCTATCTAATCACCAGCTTCGTCAATACGGCCATTTTAATCATCTGCTTCATCATACAAACAGTTAGTAACCTATCGGTACGCTTTCATGTTCTCATTTTTGTAGTCGTTTTAACTGGTGAGTTTACTTTGCACCGCTATGGCGAATACTCTTTGCCAATCCGTTTCTCATCTCTTGCCTATCACACAGCAATTAAcgtttacttttatattattgcGTATTCGTATTATCAGCAAGTAAACACGCCCTTCGAAGAAGATGACGAGGCCTGAACTTATCTATAGATTGGATAAACTTATTTGTAGATTGTTTTCTTAATGAAAAGATCCACAAGAAGTTTGTCTTCTCTATAGTTTCACACATGGAAACTATAGGACATCTTTATTACTGAGCTTATAAATTAATGGTGCCTTATGAGCAGATCGGAATATAAcagatttttaaataaatgtacataagtatataCAACATAATACGCTTTAGTGCTCCGAATTTTATCGATAAGATAGTATTTTGCGGTTACTCACTGCACTCAAAGCAGATAAGCTAATTACATTGTATATAATTTGATTGCAGTCTCTTTCGCTTATTGGATCTAATGAACAGCTATGTCTTAAGTTATCAATCACAAGGCAAAGGCATCTCTAATACTAGGCAGTTTATGTAGTATAATCTCCAAATACGTATTTTGTGGTCAGTGATGTAGTCACAGTTGGTATCTGTGCATCCCTGTAAGCAATAAACATATTCCAGTTAATCGATTAGCTTATTAGTTAAGAAAATTTAGACTCACTTGGTATAGGTTTTAACCAACAAGCGCACTTCCTCCATGATGGTGGCAATGTCAACCT of Drosophila nasuta strain 15112-1781.00 chromosome 3, ASM2355853v1, whole genome shotgun sequence contains these proteins:
- the LOC132791129 gene encoding uncharacterized protein LOC132791129 isoform X1, producing MVKIRLNACCFCISLRRGCIGIAFFDVIVNLVIILLGPQELISQPERAVCICHCIGCVMLLLGAFIQSTVLLVFYLITSFVNTAILIICFIIQTVSNLSVRFHVLIFVVVLTAINVYFYIIAYSYYQQVNTPFEEDDEA
- the LOC132791130 gene encoding uncharacterized protein LOC132791130 gives rise to the protein MIYLQWCCFCVDLRIGTFIVAISDVLMDLLFGIFIFIFGESGEPDLCHKLFCIFMLTHLISAVFLFLGALWLRPNCMLMYIMLTLVKILAMIILVISDVILVIWAPVIALYVIMFVLGIYYWLVAYSFYAALGGDLFI
- the LOC132790809 gene encoding uncharacterized protein LOC132790809; translation: MKTQLALLLVLAGNMAIVMARPEPPKTRYGAPPPAPQKDYGPPPPAQPLPVYGPPAAFYGPPVSEAIITKNVYVHVPPEEPELYPAAAPIQTAVPKKHYKIIFIKAPNPPTPQRQVLPPPVQDEHKTLVYVLVKKPEEQLPVILPSPEPTEPTKPEVYFIKYKQQPKPAPQYGPPAPVPADEYGAPPAPRTVEQF
- the LOC132791131 gene encoding uncharacterized protein LOC132791131 isoform X1; this translates as MVLLKKGFVCLNLKVSCLFIAIADVIFCTIASLIFHGALSEITWSVFTVLQLLVSVLLVFALGYESYNFCIPYLINTFARLCWTTVLLLVQFYDLLSYGTLAMATFILVFDTYFWFHVYSVYLIFGGEALCWV
- the LOC132791129 gene encoding uncharacterized protein LOC132791129 isoform X2 → MVKIRLNACCFCISLRRGCIGIAFFDVIVNLVIILLGPQELISQPERAVCICHCIGCVMLLLGAFISTVLLVFYLITSFVNTAILIICFIIQTVSNLSVRFHVLIFVVVLTAINVYFYIIAYSYYQQVNTPFEEDDEA